One Synergistes jonesii DNA window includes the following coding sequences:
- a CDS encoding deoxyribonuclease IV: MALIGTHISAAGGVCRAFARADALGCEAMQIFTRNQLQWQSKPVSLEEARGFYDAWRSSGVKSVVSHASYLINVASSDAETLEKSRRALRAETERCHQLGISDIVLHPGFAKEGGEKRALEIAAESLRLLFEETQGYRVRVLLETMAGQGSVLGGDLSHFSVIGDLLRWPPRLAFCVDSCHVFAAGYDLRSADAYERFISLIDKHCGIDNVFCWHINDCKSAKGSRLDRHAHLGEGQIGTLPFSLLMNDERFKNVPAILETPKDGVGDEGNLAFLRKVRGQ, from the coding sequence ATGGCGCTTATAGGGACTCATATTTCGGCGGCCGGCGGCGTGTGCCGAGCCTTCGCCAGGGCCGACGCGCTCGGCTGCGAAGCGATGCAGATATTCACCCGCAACCAGCTGCAGTGGCAGAGCAAGCCCGTCTCCCTCGAAGAGGCGCGAGGCTTTTACGACGCGTGGCGGAGCTCCGGCGTTAAAAGCGTTGTCTCGCACGCGTCGTATCTGATAAACGTCGCTTCCTCCGACGCGGAAACGCTGGAAAAGAGCAGAAGGGCGCTCCGCGCGGAGACGGAGCGCTGCCATCAGCTGGGGATAAGCGATATCGTCCTCCATCCGGGCTTCGCGAAGGAGGGCGGCGAGAAAAGGGCGCTGGAAATCGCGGCGGAGTCGTTGCGGCTGCTCTTCGAGGAGACGCAGGGGTACAGGGTGCGCGTCCTGCTTGAAACGATGGCCGGCCAGGGCTCCGTCCTCGGTGGTGATTTGTCACATTTTTCCGTTATCGGCGATCTGCTGAGATGGCCTCCGCGCCTCGCCTTCTGCGTCGACAGCTGCCATGTCTTCGCGGCAGGCTACGACCTTCGCTCTGCCGATGCCTACGAGCGCTTCATATCGCTGATAGATAAGCATTGCGGGATCGACAACGTCTTCTGCTGGCATATCAACGACTGTAAAAGCGCGAAGGGCTCGCGCCTCGACCGCCACGCGCACCTCGGCGAAGGACAGATAGGCACGCTGCCTTTTTCGCTTCTAATGAACGACGAACGCTTTAAGAACGTGCCGGCCATCCTGGAAACGCCGAAGGACGGCGTAGGCGACGAGGGCAATCTGGCGTTTCTGCGAAAGGTAAGAGGGCAGTAA
- the mtrB gene encoding trp RNA-binding attenuation protein MtrB produces MTENTAAAGEYIVVKALENGVTVTGVTRGAENKFLHTEKLEEGEVWLAQFTEHISAMKIRGRAKLLTSHGEIESGKA; encoded by the coding sequence ATGACAGAAAACACGGCTGCCGCGGGAGAATATATAGTAGTCAAGGCTCTCGAAAACGGCGTAACCGTAACCGGCGTGACGCGCGGCGCGGAAAACAAATTTCTGCACACCGAGAAGCTTGAAGAGGGCGAGGTTTGGCTCGCGCAGTTCACCGAACATATATCCGCGATGAAGATCCGCGGGCGCGCGAAGCTGCTCACGTCGCACGGGGAGATCGAGAGCGGCAAGGCTTAA
- the dnaE gene encoding DNA polymerase III subunit alpha, with the protein MGSPDKPFVHLHVHTEYSLLDGANRCADLAKAAKDMGMDSVAITDHGVMFGCYEFYTKCNDAGVKPILGCEVYVDPNGHTCREGKGQNHLILLAESEEGYYNLTKLVSIANTDGFYYRPRIDHELLARYSKGLICSSACIGGEVPQFIIRGDIEGAYRCAELYRDIMGAGNYFLEVQSNSVPEQAIVNKALVEMSKKLEIPLIATNDSHYLRREDAEWHDVLLCVQTGSVVTDEKRYRFTGDDYYFRSPEEMWAIFGDDLPESLTNTQIIADRCNVKLNTGHYYLPEFPLPEGETLSTHLRKMAERGLRDRLKSENPPQDYIERLEYELGVIEQMDFPGYFCIVSDIIVAAKKRNIPIGPGRGSAAGSLVAYSLGITDLDPIKYDLLFERFLNPERISMPDIDTDVSDKGREELIAYIVEKYGIDHVSQIVTFGRMLGRGAIKDVGRAMNIPIAEVNSITRLIPVNYPLQHKHITDALVEVPEFKEMYDGKPEVKKLVDTAIHIEGLARHCSQHAAGVVITPKPTSDMVPVRKFGEGQVATQYSMEPCEKLGLVKMDFLGLRTLSVLDGAVKNIEANGKGKIDLNEIPDDDKKTYEMLQRGDTLGVFQLESLGMTALVRRLRPDCFDDIIALVALYRPGPLDSGMADTYVRCKHGEEQVHYLHPKLEPYMKDTYGVILYQEQVMQSAQALAGYTLGEADLLRRAMGKKKKDVMAKERVKFIEGARKNGVDAANAGDIFDIIEKFAGYGFNKSHSAAYGLIAYWTAWLKAHYGAEYLASYLSSLVGSKMETLGQYIRSVRDEGFKVLPPDINESREEFTVVGEVIRLGLSAVAKVGDAAVASIIESRDKDGRYTSFWDFLTRVDMRQVNKGVVENLIKSGAFDSLEPNRAMLLGAMPQFMEQAAKQAQHTNQASLFGDDEASMIPEMHELPDFSEHQKLGMEKESMGLYISGHPFDHYEEEVRPYITCPIGDLGSWQSPSPAVTAGLLSSVTEKYSKSSGNPYGTAVFEDNRSTLDVMIFNSRWAQFKPILQPGQLYFIKGRPREDRGISIMADDIFTEEEYREKLERRVIITVESETSESFYDGMFRIIMKHPGKSEIILKVRAGGLTNDYIVSLIKRVKTEATEELKKELSEYSHDHISCI; encoded by the coding sequence ATGGGCTCGCCGGATAAGCCGTTCGTGCATCTCCACGTGCATACCGAATACAGCCTGCTCGACGGCGCGAACAGATGCGCCGACCTGGCGAAGGCCGCGAAAGATATGGGTATGGATTCCGTGGCCATCACCGACCACGGTGTGATGTTCGGCTGCTATGAATTCTATACGAAGTGCAACGACGCCGGCGTGAAGCCGATACTCGGCTGCGAGGTCTACGTCGACCCGAACGGCCACACCTGCCGCGAGGGTAAGGGGCAGAACCATCTCATCCTGCTTGCGGAAAGCGAAGAAGGCTACTATAATCTGACGAAGCTCGTCTCGATAGCTAACACCGACGGCTTTTACTATAGGCCGCGCATCGACCACGAACTGCTCGCGCGCTACAGCAAGGGGCTGATATGCTCTTCCGCGTGCATCGGCGGCGAGGTGCCGCAGTTCATAATCCGCGGCGATATAGAGGGCGCCTATAGGTGCGCCGAGCTTTACCGCGACATCATGGGGGCGGGCAACTACTTCCTTGAGGTGCAGTCGAACAGCGTGCCTGAGCAGGCGATAGTGAACAAGGCTCTCGTCGAGATGTCGAAGAAGCTTGAAATACCTCTCATCGCGACGAACGACTCGCATTATCTTAGGCGCGAAGACGCGGAGTGGCACGACGTGCTGCTGTGCGTGCAGACGGGGAGCGTCGTGACGGACGAGAAGCGCTACCGCTTCACGGGCGACGACTACTACTTCCGCTCGCCGGAGGAGATGTGGGCGATTTTCGGCGACGATCTGCCCGAGTCTCTGACTAACACGCAGATAATAGCGGACCGCTGCAACGTTAAATTGAATACGGGGCATTACTACCTGCCCGAGTTTCCGCTGCCCGAGGGCGAAACGCTCTCAACCCATCTGCGCAAAATGGCGGAGCGGGGGCTGCGCGACAGGCTGAAGAGCGAAAATCCTCCGCAGGATTACATAGAGCGCCTCGAATACGAGCTCGGGGTCATCGAGCAGATGGACTTCCCCGGCTACTTCTGTATCGTTTCCGACATAATAGTCGCGGCGAAGAAAAGAAACATCCCGATAGGTCCGGGGCGCGGCTCGGCCGCTGGCTCTTTAGTCGCTTACTCGCTGGGTATAACGGATCTCGACCCGATAAAGTACGATCTGCTCTTCGAACGCTTTTTAAACCCCGAGCGCATAAGCATGCCGGATATCGACACCGACGTCTCCGACAAGGGGCGCGAAGAGCTGATAGCTTACATCGTCGAAAAGTACGGCATCGACCACGTATCCCAGATAGTGACGTTCGGGCGTATGCTCGGGCGCGGCGCGATAAAGGACGTCGGACGCGCCATGAACATCCCGATAGCGGAGGTCAACTCGATCACAAGATTGATTCCTGTAAATTACCCTCTCCAGCACAAGCATATAACCGACGCCCTCGTCGAGGTGCCCGAGTTCAAAGAGATGTACGACGGCAAGCCGGAGGTGAAGAAGCTGGTCGATACGGCGATACATATCGAAGGGCTCGCACGGCACTGCTCGCAGCACGCCGCCGGCGTCGTCATAACGCCTAAGCCGACGAGCGACATGGTGCCGGTGCGAAAGTTCGGCGAAGGGCAGGTCGCCACTCAGTATTCGATGGAGCCGTGCGAAAAGCTCGGGCTGGTAAAAATGGATTTCTTAGGGCTGCGCACGCTCTCGGTGCTCGACGGGGCGGTTAAGAACATCGAGGCGAACGGCAAGGGGAAGATCGATCTGAATGAGATACCCGACGACGACAAGAAGACCTATGAAATGCTTCAGCGCGGCGACACGCTCGGCGTCTTCCAGCTTGAATCTTTGGGCATGACGGCGCTCGTCCGCCGTCTGCGCCCCGACTGCTTCGACGATATAATCGCGCTCGTGGCGCTTTACCGCCCCGGCCCCCTTGACAGCGGCATGGCCGACACCTACGTCAGATGCAAGCACGGCGAGGAGCAGGTGCACTATCTGCACCCGAAGCTCGAACCGTACATGAAGGACACCTACGGCGTCATACTCTATCAGGAACAGGTCATGCAGAGCGCGCAGGCGCTTGCCGGCTATACGCTCGGCGAAGCGGACCTTCTGCGCCGCGCGATGGGCAAGAAGAAGAAGGACGTCATGGCGAAGGAGCGTGTGAAGTTCATCGAAGGCGCGCGGAAGAACGGCGTCGACGCGGCGAACGCGGGCGATATATTCGACATTATCGAAAAGTTTGCCGGCTACGGCTTCAACAAATCGCACAGCGCGGCCTACGGCCTGATAGCGTACTGGACCGCGTGGCTTAAAGCGCACTACGGCGCGGAATATCTCGCCTCCTACCTTTCGAGCCTCGTGGGCTCGAAGATGGAAACCCTCGGGCAGTATATCCGCAGCGTCCGCGACGAGGGCTTCAAGGTCCTGCCGCCCGACATAAACGAATCGCGAGAGGAATTCACCGTCGTAGGCGAGGTCATAAGGCTGGGGCTCTCCGCCGTCGCCAAGGTCGGCGACGCCGCCGTAGCGAGCATAATAGAGAGCCGCGATAAAGACGGCAGATATACCTCCTTTTGGGATTTCCTGACGAGGGTCGACATGAGGCAGGTCAACAAGGGGGTCGTAGAGAATCTGATAAAATCAGGAGCCTTCGACAGCCTTGAGCCCAACCGCGCGATGCTGTTGGGAGCGATGCCGCAGTTCATGGAGCAGGCCGCGAAGCAGGCTCAGCATACGAACCAGGCTTCGCTCTTCGGTGACGACGAAGCGTCGATGATACCTGAAATGCATGAGCTTCCCGACTTCAGCGAGCATCAGAAGCTCGGCATGGAGAAGGAGAGCATGGGGCTCTACATCTCGGGGCATCCGTTCGACCACTACGAGGAAGAGGTCAGGCCCTATATCACATGTCCGATAGGCGACCTCGGCAGTTGGCAGTCCCCGAGCCCCGCCGTTACCGCGGGGCTGCTGTCGAGCGTTACGGAAAAATACAGCAAGTCCTCCGGCAACCCTTATGGGACCGCGGTCTTCGAGGACAACCGAAGCACGCTCGACGTGATGATATTCAACAGCCGCTGGGCCCAGTTCAAGCCGATACTCCAGCCGGGGCAGCTCTATTTCATAAAAGGCAGGCCGCGCGAAGACCGCGGAATATCGATAATGGCCGACGACATATTCACGGAGGAGGAGTACAGGGAGAAGCTCGAGAGGCGCGTTATAATCACCGTAGAGTCGGAGACGTCGGAAAGTTTCTACGACGGCATGTTCAGGATCATTATGAAGCATCCGGGGAAAAGCGAGATAATACTGAAGGTGCGCGCCGGCGGCCTTACGAACGATTATATCGTCTCGCTGATCAAAAGGGTAAAGACGGAGGCTACAGAAGAGCTGAAGAAAGAGCTTTCTGAGTACTCCCACGACCATATAAGCTGTATCTGA
- the dnaX gene encoding DNA polymerase III subunit gamma/tau yields the protein MYISLYRRYRPQTFSDMVGQSAAVGVLMESLREGALGHAYLFSGPRGCGKTSAARLVAKSLDCLNRRDGCEPCGECANCRAIAAGEHLDVIEIDGASNRGIGEIRDLKSHVSLKPLSASYKVYIIDEVHMLTDAAFNALLKTLEEPPANVVFLLATTEPHKVPVTIRSRCQHIPFHRITTADTVARLKYVCEKENIEADEEAVWEIARQADGALRDALSLTEQAVALGRGRLSLDAIRELTGGSSRSELERWTVSLRTDPQSAASALHSIMARGISPERLCESLFVLFRDLWLYSLWQERALEALETSVEERDFLASEAKEWEVEKLQAACMVLSRLMPKMRYGMKGDIFSGLVFMELRNIMSGSEAQPAPAQGIAQPRKAEGAQYARPTSAPKTQLTAPFAGLPAPSTGEKASSLDAAALCARLGDGDFSRLVGNLSSDRLPVASALLNAEIYSADGGLEISFERPCPSQNFLSMERNRKNALRAAARTWGIDIPEVQEAEPEPQMQEAGAPVTAQEEKAADKPAQRQNVQQERQGSALLDADPGISRMLRRAGAEVLYVEKGDSGLEGLSENL from the coding sequence ATGTATATTTCACTATACCGCAGGTACAGGCCCCAGACATTCTCCGATATGGTAGGGCAGAGCGCCGCTGTGGGCGTTCTGATGGAGTCTCTTCGCGAGGGGGCGCTTGGGCACGCCTATCTTTTTTCCGGCCCGCGCGGATGCGGCAAGACATCAGCGGCGCGCCTCGTGGCGAAATCCCTCGACTGCCTGAACAGGAGGGACGGCTGCGAGCCGTGCGGCGAATGCGCGAACTGCCGCGCGATAGCCGCCGGCGAGCATCTCGACGTGATAGAGATCGACGGCGCGTCGAACAGAGGCATAGGCGAGATACGCGACCTCAAGAGCCACGTCAGCCTGAAGCCGCTGTCGGCCTCCTATAAAGTCTACATAATAGACGAAGTCCACATGCTGACCGACGCGGCCTTCAACGCGCTGCTGAAGACGCTTGAAGAGCCGCCGGCGAACGTCGTCTTCCTGCTCGCGACTACGGAGCCCCACAAGGTGCCGGTCACGATCCGCTCGCGCTGCCAGCATATACCGTTCCACAGAATTACTACAGCGGATACGGTCGCGCGCCTCAAATACGTATGCGAAAAAGAAAATATCGAAGCGGATGAGGAGGCGGTCTGGGAAATAGCCCGCCAGGCGGACGGAGCGCTCCGCGACGCGCTCTCCCTCACAGAGCAGGCCGTGGCGCTCGGCCGCGGCAGACTGTCGCTCGACGCGATACGCGAGCTGACGGGCGGCAGCAGCCGCTCGGAGCTCGAGCGCTGGACCGTCTCCCTCCGCACAGACCCGCAGAGCGCCGCGTCGGCGCTTCATTCGATAATGGCGCGCGGAATCTCGCCCGAAAGGCTCTGCGAGTCGCTTTTCGTGCTCTTCCGCGACCTGTGGCTTTATTCTCTTTGGCAGGAGAGGGCGCTCGAAGCGCTGGAAACCTCCGTTGAAGAGCGCGACTTTCTGGCGTCGGAGGCGAAGGAGTGGGAGGTGGAGAAGCTGCAGGCCGCCTGCATGGTGCTGTCGCGCCTCATGCCGAAGATGCGCTACGGGATGAAGGGCGACATATTCAGCGGCCTCGTCTTCATGGAGCTGCGGAACATCATGAGCGGAAGCGAGGCGCAGCCGGCTCCGGCTCAGGGAATCGCTCAGCCGCGGAAGGCGGAGGGGGCGCAGTACGCGCGCCCGACTTCCGCGCCCAAGACGCAGCTCACGGCTCCCTTCGCCGGCCTTCCCGCGCCTTCGACAGGCGAGAAAGCTTCGTCCTTAGACGCCGCGGCTCTCTGCGCCAGGCTGGGCGACGGCGATTTTTCGCGCCTCGTCGGGAACCTTTCTTCCGATCGGCTTCCCGTCGCGTCGGCGCTTTTGAACGCGGAAATTTACAGCGCGGACGGCGGGCTGGAAATAAGCTTTGAGCGCCCCTGCCCTTCGCAGAACTTCCTTTCGATGGAGCGCAACAGAAAAAACGCGCTGCGTGCCGCGGCCAGGACGTGGGGTATAGATATTCCCGAAGTCCAGGAGGCCGAGCCGGAGCCGCAGATGCAAGAAGCCGGCGCTCCAGTGACGGCGCAGGAGGAAAAAGCGGCCGATAAGCCGGCGCAGCGTCAGAACGTGCAGCAGGAGAGGCAGGGGAGCGCGCTTTTGGACGCCGACCCAGGCATCTCGCGCATGCTGCGGCGCGCGGGCGCCGAAGTGCTGTACGTCGAGAAGGGCGACAGCGGTTTGGAAGGTTTGTCGGAAAACTTATAG
- a CDS encoding M48 family metallopeptidase, producing MSKKLFAAYALFAALFFCAACAYAAASPEPSEKTIKRELKIGRKGSQEVEKQYPRVLDPSTEAKLAMIAAKLTPHLQRDLEYSVRIIEMKQPNAFSLPGGITYFTTGMLDFLKSEDEIAAVMCHEFIHADRAHGIVQAKRNNALSLLTIAGLIAAAQAGGKSGAGIAAMSSGLQTALMNSYSIDLEKEADAMGIDVLRKAGYNPAAMLTMMERMKLEKLKRAQYQLGIYQTHPEEDERVEAAMKYLRDNGIEIERKDVVCSLKVTLEEDSGSVRLLVDGEPILEAPAGGEAKRLFSELAERLDGALELELAPYDVKVAAAEGGSVLMIRREKILSERDLLPGMPALSELRDRINDALNRARRGNMVTDYFQ from the coding sequence TTGAGCAAAAAACTTTTTGCAGCGTACGCGCTGTTCGCCGCGCTGTTTTTCTGCGCCGCGTGCGCATACGCCGCCGCCTCTCCCGAGCCGAGCGAAAAAACGATCAAGCGCGAGCTTAAGATCGGGCGCAAAGGTTCGCAGGAGGTCGAAAAGCAGTATCCGCGGGTGCTCGACCCCTCCACTGAGGCGAAGCTCGCGATGATCGCCGCAAAGCTGACGCCGCACCTCCAGCGCGACCTCGAATACAGCGTCAGAATCATCGAGATGAAACAGCCGAACGCCTTTTCGCTGCCGGGCGGCATCACCTACTTCACTACGGGGATGCTCGACTTCCTGAAGAGCGAGGACGAGATAGCCGCCGTCATGTGCCACGAATTCATCCACGCGGACCGCGCGCACGGGATAGTCCAGGCGAAGCGCAACAACGCGCTCAGCCTGCTCACGATAGCGGGGCTCATCGCCGCTGCGCAGGCTGGCGGAAAGAGCGGCGCGGGAATCGCTGCGATGTCCAGCGGACTTCAGACCGCGCTGATGAACAGCTACAGCATCGACCTCGAAAAGGAGGCCGACGCTATGGGCATAGACGTTCTGCGCAAGGCCGGCTACAATCCGGCCGCGATGCTCACGATGATGGAGCGCATGAAGCTCGAGAAGCTGAAGCGCGCGCAGTATCAGCTGGGAATCTACCAGACGCATCCCGAAGAGGACGAGCGCGTGGAGGCCGCGATGAAGTATCTGCGCGACAACGGGATAGAGATAGAAAGAAAGGACGTCGTGTGCTCTCTGAAGGTCACGCTGGAGGAAGACTCAGGCTCCGTCCGCCTGCTCGTCGACGGTGAGCCGATATTGGAGGCGCCCGCAGGCGGCGAAGCGAAAAGACTTTTCAGCGAGCTCGCGGAGCGCCTCGACGGCGCGCTGGAGCTGGAGCTCGCCCCCTACGACGTCAAGGTAGCCGCGGCGGAAGGCGGAAGCGTTCTGATGATAAGGCGCGAGAAAATTTTATCCGAGCGCGATCTGCTGCCCGGCATGCCGGCGCTTTCCGAGCTCCGCGACAGGATAAACGACGCCCTCAACAGGGCGCGGCGCGGAAATATGGTCACCGACTATTTCCAGTGA
- the trxB gene encoding thioredoxin-disulfide reductase: MEKRELVIIGAGPAGLAAAVYGRRAGLDTLILEKGIAGGQINITDEIENWPGTIHSTGSELGEAFRKHAEHFKAEFRSCTVNKIELRSGSKIVVTDQGEIEAEAVILATGASFRKLGCPGEAEFTGAGVSYCAVCDAAFFEGETIAVVGGGNVAVEEAGYLTKFADKVYVIHRRDEWRADRFATEQALANPKIVPIWNSVVQSIEGEGVVEKLVLRNVKSGDISDLPVAGCFVFVGTEPNVSYLKPDNSLVEQAKGGWIVTNDRMETNVEGIFAAGDIRDKYLRQVVTAAGDGAVAAMAAYAYISGQLHLRSVLIEPEEVIALFTSSIEQRQIDLQVQAEKFAKESGKKIAFIDGYRNGKMAEKLGIAKLPALIEMKKGAMARCEEPKTIEDVKKFVG; the protein is encoded by the coding sequence ATGGAGAAAAGAGAACTCGTAATAATCGGAGCAGGACCCGCTGGTCTTGCCGCAGCCGTTTACGGACGCCGCGCCGGGCTCGACACCCTTATTCTTGAGAAGGGCATAGCCGGCGGACAGATCAATATAACGGACGAAATCGAAAACTGGCCCGGCACGATCCATTCGACCGGCTCGGAGCTCGGCGAAGCATTCCGCAAGCACGCGGAGCACTTCAAGGCGGAGTTCCGTTCCTGCACGGTGAACAAGATCGAGCTGAGAAGCGGAAGCAAGATCGTCGTTACCGATCAGGGCGAAATCGAGGCCGAAGCCGTCATCTTAGCGACCGGCGCGAGCTTCAGGAAGCTCGGCTGCCCCGGCGAAGCCGAGTTCACAGGCGCCGGCGTCAGCTACTGCGCGGTATGCGACGCGGCCTTCTTCGAAGGCGAGACGATCGCGGTAGTAGGCGGCGGCAACGTCGCGGTCGAAGAGGCCGGCTATCTTACGAAATTTGCCGATAAGGTCTACGTCATCCACCGCCGCGACGAGTGGAGGGCGGACCGCTTCGCGACGGAGCAGGCCCTCGCCAACCCGAAGATCGTGCCGATCTGGAACAGCGTCGTACAGTCTATAGAGGGCGAAGGCGTCGTTGAAAAGCTCGTCCTGAGGAACGTCAAGAGCGGAGATATTTCCGATCTGCCAGTGGCGGGCTGCTTCGTCTTCGTAGGCACGGAGCCGAACGTCTCTTACCTCAAGCCCGACAATTCGCTCGTCGAACAGGCGAAGGGCGGCTGGATAGTGACGAACGACAGGATGGAGACTAACGTCGAAGGCATCTTCGCGGCGGGCGACATACGCGACAAATATCTGCGCCAGGTCGTGACTGCGGCCGGCGACGGGGCCGTAGCGGCGATGGCGGCATACGCGTACATATCCGGGCAGCTTCACCTGCGCTCCGTCCTCATCGAGCCCGAAGAGGTGATAGCGCTCTTCACCTCGAGCATCGAGCAACGGCAGATCGACCTTCAGGTGCAGGCCGAGAAATTCGCGAAGGAGAGCGGCAAAAAGATCGCCTTCATCGACGGCTACAGGAACGGCAAGATGGCGGAGAAACTCGGCATAGCGAAGCTGCCGGCGCTCATCGAGATGAAGAAGGGCGCGATGGCGCGCTGCGAAGAGCCGAAGACGATAGAGGACGTAAAGAAGTTCGTCGGCTGA
- the prmC gene encoding peptide chain release factor N(5)-glutamine methyltransferase — MKLQRLRRELRSILREAQSARPEYSADLIISLRAGISRAELIYKDDEIPAHVCRGIFSAAAKRAKGVPLAYVLHEAEFYGYPFKVGRGVLIPRPESELLVEEALKYFPKGRAARFADWCTGSGCIACALLLENPSLSCVAVDKSPQALRWARMNAKRLKLEARVEFLLNGEPRLAPVEEESLDFITANPPYIPSEEIAGLMPEVRDYEPHSALDGGRGGTFLYKKFFAAFPRFLKSGGMILCECAGGRQAEELCELSGDSFVLVNKVLDYNAIIRHIIWRKR, encoded by the coding sequence ATGAAGCTTCAGCGGCTGCGCCGCGAACTGCGCTCTATTTTACGCGAAGCGCAGAGCGCGAGGCCCGAGTATTCGGCCGATTTGATAATCTCGCTCCGCGCGGGCATAAGCCGCGCCGAGCTCATCTATAAGGACGACGAAATTCCCGCGCACGTCTGCCGCGGGATTTTTTCTGCCGCCGCTAAGCGCGCCAAGGGCGTTCCCCTTGCCTACGTGCTGCACGAAGCGGAATTTTACGGCTATCCCTTCAAGGTGGGGCGCGGCGTTTTGATTCCGCGTCCGGAGAGCGAACTCCTCGTAGAAGAGGCGCTGAAATATTTTCCCAAGGGACGCGCTGCGCGCTTTGCGGATTGGTGCACCGGCAGCGGCTGCATAGCCTGCGCTCTGCTTCTGGAAAATCCGTCGCTTTCCTGCGTAGCGGTGGACAAGAGCCCTCAGGCGCTGCGCTGGGCGAGGATGAATGCAAAGAGGCTGAAGCTCGAAGCGCGCGTCGAGTTCCTGCTGAACGGGGAGCCGCGGCTCGCGCCCGTCGAAGAGGAGAGTCTCGATTTCATTACCGCGAACCCTCCGTATATTCCCAGCGAAGAGATAGCCGGGCTGATGCCCGAGGTGCGCGATTACGAGCCGCACTCCGCGCTTGACGGCGGCCGCGGCGGCACCTTTCTGTATAAAAAATTCTTCGCGGCTTTTCCGCGTTTCCTCAAAAGCGGCGGGATGATTCTTTGCGAATGCGCCGGCGGCCGCCAGGCCGAGGAGCTGTGTGAGCTCTCCGGCGACAGCTTTGTTCTTGTGAATAAAGTTTTGGATTACAACGCGATAATTCGCCACATAATATGGCGCAAACGCTAA
- the prfA gene encoding peptide chain release factor 1, protein MELIDKLKEIEASYKELEEKMADPAVANDPQEMQRLGRKHVELAPIVDAFSRYEAALKGIADAKEMIAVEDEEMKELAEEELSKLEEDIPKLEHEIRVLLLPKDINDEKSVIIEIRGGAGGEEAALFSADLFRMYTRFAERQRWKTEIISGNETGIGGYKEIVFRVDGSGAFSMLKYESGVHRVQRVPETEASGRIHTSTATVAVLPEAAEVDVEIRTEDLKIDTYRASGAGGQHVNMTDSAVRITHIPSGIVVTCQDERSQIKNRAKAMQFLRTKLYDAELQRQNAEMAAERKGQIGTGDRAERIRTYNYPQNRVSDHRINLTLYKLDQILDGDLYELIRMLSEADQAEKLKLLSV, encoded by the coding sequence ATGGAACTGATAGACAAGCTGAAGGAAATTGAAGCGAGCTATAAGGAGCTTGAAGAAAAAATGGCCGACCCGGCGGTCGCGAACGACCCGCAGGAGATGCAGCGGCTCGGCAGGAAGCACGTCGAGCTCGCGCCGATAGTCGACGCCTTTTCGCGCTACGAGGCGGCGCTAAAGGGCATAGCGGACGCTAAGGAGATGATCGCCGTAGAGGACGAAGAGATGAAGGAACTCGCCGAGGAGGAGCTTTCGAAGCTTGAGGAGGACATACCGAAGCTCGAGCACGAGATCCGCGTGCTTCTTCTGCCGAAGGATATCAACGACGAGAAGAGCGTCATAATCGAAATTCGCGGCGGAGCGGGCGGCGAAGAGGCCGCGCTCTTTTCCGCGGACCTTTTCAGGATGTACACGCGCTTCGCCGAGCGCCAGCGCTGGAAGACCGAAATAATTTCCGGCAACGAGACGGGCATCGGCGGGTATAAGGAAATAGTCTTCCGCGTCGACGGGAGCGGCGCGTTCAGTATGCTCAAATACGAAAGCGGCGTCCACCGCGTGCAGCGTGTGCCGGAGACCGAGGCGAGCGGACGCATCCACACCTCTACGGCGACGGTCGCGGTCCTTCCCGAAGCCGCCGAAGTGGATGTGGAGATTCGCACCGAGGATCTGAAGATCGACACGTACCGCGCCAGCGGCGCCGGAGGCCAGCATGTCAACATGACCGACTCGGCGGTGCGCATCACGCACATTCCCTCGGGAATCGTCGTGACATGCCAGGACGAGCGCTCACAGATAAAGAACCGCGCAAAGGCGATGCAGTTCCTCCGCACGAAGCTTTACGACGCCGAGCTACAGCGCCAGAACGCGGAGATGGCGGCCGAGCGCAAGGGGCAGATCGGCACTGGCGACCGTGCCGAGCGCATACGCACCTACAACTATCCGCAGAACCGCGTGTCGGATCACAGGATAAACCTGACGCTTTACAAGCTCGACCAGATTCTGGACGGCGACCTCTACGAGCTCATCAGGATGCTCTCCGAGGCCGACCAAGCCGAGAAGCTGAAGCTCCTTTCCGTGTGA